A DNA window from Rhizobium sp. NXC14 contains the following coding sequences:
- a CDS encoding prephenate/arogenate dehydrogenase family protein, whose translation MSVLFDRIALIGIGLIGSSLAHDIRRLGLTKEIVVATRSAETLKRAEELGLGDRYTTSSADAVRDADLIIVSVPVGASESVAKEIAGNLKPGAIVTDVGSTKASVIAQMQPHMPDNVHFIPGHPLAGTEKSGPDAGFPGLFEGRWCIFTPVAGTDETALKRLRGFWEALGSKVDEMDAEHHDKVLAIVSHLPHIIAYNIVGTADDLETVTESEVIKYSASGFRDFTRLAASDPTMWRDVCLHNRDAILEMLARFSEDLAYLQRAIRWGEGDKIFELFTRTRAIRRSIIQAGQDVDAPDFGRPHALDKK comes from the coding sequence ATGAGCGTGCTGTTCGATCGCATCGCGCTGATCGGCATCGGCCTGATTGGCTCTTCGCTCGCCCACGACATCAGGCGGCTCGGGCTTACCAAGGAGATCGTCGTTGCGACACGCAGCGCCGAGACGTTGAAGCGCGCCGAAGAGCTCGGTCTCGGCGACCGCTATACGACCTCTTCGGCCGATGCTGTTCGAGATGCCGACCTCATCATCGTTTCGGTTCCGGTCGGCGCTTCGGAAAGCGTGGCGAAGGAAATCGCCGGCAATCTCAAGCCCGGCGCTATCGTCACCGATGTCGGTTCCACCAAAGCATCCGTCATCGCGCAGATGCAGCCGCATATGCCCGACAATGTGCATTTCATCCCCGGCCATCCGCTGGCCGGCACGGAAAAATCCGGGCCGGATGCCGGTTTCCCCGGCCTCTTCGAAGGCCGCTGGTGCATCTTCACGCCGGTTGCCGGCACCGACGAGACGGCGCTGAAGCGGTTGCGCGGCTTCTGGGAAGCGCTCGGATCGAAGGTCGACGAGATGGATGCGGAGCATCACGACAAGGTGCTCGCGATCGTTTCGCACCTGCCGCATATCATCGCCTACAACATCGTCGGCACCGCCGACGATCTGGAGACGGTGACGGAGTCCGAGGTCATCAAATATTCGGCCTCCGGCTTTCGCGATTTCACCCGTCTTGCCGCTTCCGACCCGACGATGTGGCGCGACGTCTGCCTGCACAATCGCGATGCGATCCTCGAAATGCTGGCGCGCTTCTCAGAAGATCTCGCCTATCTGCAGCGCGCGATCCGCTGGGGTGAAGGCGACAAGATTTTTGAACTCTTCACCCGCACGCGCGCGATCCGCCGCTCGATCATCCAGGCCGGCCAGGATGTCGACGCCCCCGATTTCGGCCGCCCCCACGCGCTGGATAAGAAGTAG
- the hisC gene encoding histidinol-phosphate transaminase yields MSKPVPRPGILDIASYVPGKEHAPGVARVYKLSSNETPLGASPKAIEAVKAAADNLGRYPDGQAVELREAIAAVHGLNPANILCGNGSDELLGLLCHVYLGAGDEGIITEHGFLVYKIQIMGTGAMPVIVKEKDYTVDVDAILAAVTERTKIVFIANPGNPTGTYVPVSEIRRLQASLPKHVVLVLDAAYAEYVRRNDYEAGIEVVSSSSNVVMTRTFSKAYGLAALRVGWMYAPVEIVDAVNRVRAPFNLNTAAIAAGAAAIRDQAFVQQAVSFNQMWVETLTEALEAIGLKVTPSVANFVLIHFPDIDGKRAADADELLTSRGYILRAVRSYGFSNALRMSIGPEEANRGVIATLREFMGRQA; encoded by the coding sequence ATGAGCAAGCCCGTTCCGCGTCCCGGTATTCTCGATATCGCATCCTATGTGCCGGGCAAGGAACATGCGCCGGGTGTCGCCCGCGTTTACAAGCTCTCCTCCAACGAGACGCCGCTCGGCGCCAGCCCGAAGGCGATAGAGGCCGTCAAGGCAGCTGCCGACAATCTGGGACGTTATCCCGACGGGCAGGCGGTCGAACTGCGCGAGGCGATCGCCGCTGTACATGGCCTCAATCCGGCAAACATCCTCTGCGGCAATGGTTCCGACGAGCTGCTCGGCCTGTTGTGCCATGTCTATCTGGGCGCCGGTGACGAAGGCATCATCACCGAGCACGGCTTCCTTGTCTACAAGATCCAGATCATGGGCACGGGCGCCATGCCCGTCATCGTCAAGGAGAAGGACTATACCGTCGACGTCGACGCGATCCTGGCGGCGGTGACGGAAAGGACGAAGATCGTCTTCATCGCCAATCCCGGCAATCCCACCGGTACATACGTTCCCGTCAGCGAGATTCGCCGCCTGCAGGCCAGCCTGCCTAAGCATGTCGTCCTCGTGCTCGATGCGGCCTATGCCGAATATGTACGCCGCAACGATTATGAAGCCGGCATCGAGGTCGTATCGTCCAGTTCCAACGTGGTGATGACCCGCACCTTTTCGAAAGCCTACGGTCTTGCGGCTCTGCGCGTGGGCTGGATGTATGCGCCCGTGGAGATCGTCGACGCCGTGAACCGTGTACGCGCTCCGTTCAACCTGAATACGGCCGCGATCGCCGCCGGTGCCGCGGCCATCCGCGACCAAGCCTTCGTCCAGCAGGCCGTCTCTTTCAACCAGATGTGGGTGGAGACGCTCACGGAGGCTCTCGAAGCGATCGGGCTGAAAGTGACGCCGTCCGTCGCCAATTTCGTCCTTATCCACTTCCCCGACATCGATGGAAAGCGCGCGGCCGATGCCGACGAGCTTTTGACGAGCCGCGGTTATATTCTCCGCGCCGTGCGCAGCTACGGCTTTTCCAATGCGCTGCGCATGAGCATCGGTCCGGAAGAGGCCAATCGCGGCGTCATTGCCACGCTGCGTGAGTTCATGGGACGGCAGGCATGA
- a CDS encoding class I SAM-dependent methyltransferase, producing the protein MKSNRPLITFIAMHADIVDLRQFYHSDLGRLAEQSIAMALSSLWVRLPQERLVGLGYAVPFLDRFQADTERTFAFMPAGQGAVNWPMGSLSSTTLIFDEELPLPDSSIDRVLMVHSLEFAESPRETLKELWRVLAPGGRLVIVVPNRRGVWARMEHTPFGSGRPYSRGQLTHLLRETNFTPGATAEALFFPPSKLRTILRLRRAFERIGRTLWPAFSGVIIVEAHKRLYQGLPVAARASRRVFVPVLAPHGVPTTRNS; encoded by the coding sequence TTGAAGTCCAACCGCCCGCTGATAACATTTATCGCGATGCACGCAGATATCGTCGACCTTCGTCAGTTCTATCACTCCGACCTCGGGCGTCTTGCCGAGCAGTCGATCGCCATGGCGCTCTCCTCGCTCTGGGTGCGCCTGCCACAGGAGCGTCTCGTCGGACTCGGTTATGCCGTGCCATTCCTCGATCGCTTCCAGGCCGATACCGAACGCACCTTCGCCTTCATGCCGGCCGGACAGGGGGCGGTGAACTGGCCGATGGGCTCGCTGTCGTCGACGACGCTGATTTTCGATGAGGAACTACCGCTGCCGGATTCCTCGATCGACCGGGTGCTGATGGTGCATTCGCTCGAGTTTGCGGAAAGCCCGCGCGAGACGCTGAAAGAGCTTTGGCGGGTACTGGCACCGGGCGGGCGGCTTGTTATCGTGGTGCCGAACCGGCGCGGGGTCTGGGCCCGCATGGAACACACGCCCTTCGGCTCGGGCCGGCCCTATTCCCGCGGTCAGCTGACGCATCTGCTGCGCGAGACGAATTTCACGCCAGGTGCGACCGCCGAAGCGTTGTTCTTTCCGCCCTCGAAACTCAGAACCATCCTGCGCCTTCGCCGCGCTTTCGAGCGGATCGGCCGCACTTTATGGCCAGCCTTTTCGGGTGTCATCATCGTCGAGGCGCACAAGCGGCTCTATCAGGGGTTGCCGGTCGCCGCCCGCGCCTCCCGCCGTGTCTTCGTGCCCGTTCTCGCGCCGCACGGCGTACCGACCACACGCAACAGCTGA
- the gloB gene encoding hydroxyacylglutathione hydrolase → MKPLELDVFLCRTDNFGVLVHDPETGFTASIDAPEEAPILEAATQRGWKITHIFTTHHHTDHVAANLTLKEQFGCEIIGPINEAIAIPGLDRTMADGDSFLFGDHTVKVIETPGHTAGHICYHFVDDKLLFAADTLFALGCGRLFERPAADMWHSLQKLAVLPDETAVYFGHEYTLSNARFALTIDPDNERLKSRAAEIEALRAEGKFTVPTTLGLEKETNPFLRAADPAIRRNLVMEGKTNEEVFAEIRKRKDNF, encoded by the coding sequence ATGAAACCTTTGGAATTAGACGTTTTTCTCTGCCGCACCGACAATTTCGGCGTGCTCGTGCACGATCCGGAGACAGGATTTACCGCGTCGATCGATGCGCCGGAGGAGGCGCCGATCCTGGAAGCGGCAACACAGCGCGGCTGGAAGATCACCCACATCTTCACCACGCATCACCACACTGATCATGTCGCCGCAAACCTGACGCTGAAGGAGCAGTTCGGCTGCGAGATCATCGGCCCGATCAACGAGGCCATCGCCATTCCTGGTCTCGACCGAACGATGGCCGATGGCGACAGCTTTCTTTTCGGCGATCACACGGTCAAGGTCATTGAGACCCCCGGTCACACCGCCGGTCACATCTGCTATCACTTCGTCGACGACAAGCTGCTCTTTGCCGCCGATACCCTGTTTGCGCTCGGCTGCGGCCGCCTGTTCGAACGCCCCGCCGCCGACATGTGGCATTCCCTGCAGAAGCTCGCCGTGCTGCCGGATGAGACTGCCGTCTATTTCGGCCACGAATATACATTGTCCAACGCCCGCTTCGCACTGACGATCGATCCCGACAATGAACGCCTGAAGAGCCGCGCCGCCGAGATCGAAGCCTTGCGCGCCGAAGGCAAATTCACCGTCCCGACGACGCTCGGGCTGGAAAAGGAAACCAATCCGTTTCTACGCGCCGCCGATCCGGCGATCCGCCGCAATCTGGTCATGGAAGGCAAGACGAACGAGGAGGTCTTTGCCGAGATCCGCAAGCGCAAGGACAATTTCTGA
- a CDS encoding cupin domain-containing protein has product MSPEEIIRALGMQPHPEGGWYVETFRDTAGGARGHSTAIYYLLTKRQRSHWHRVHDAVEVWHYYAGAPLALHRSQDGMASETLTLGTNLPAGERPQAIIPANWWQSAETLGDFTLVGCTVSPGFEFSSFEMAPADWKPGD; this is encoded by the coding sequence ATGTCGCCTGAGGAGATCATTCGCGCGCTCGGCATGCAGCCGCATCCCGAAGGCGGCTGGTATGTTGAGACATTCCGCGACACGGCGGGTGGAGCGCGCGGCCATTCGACGGCGATCTACTATCTGCTGACAAAAAGACAGCGTTCGCACTGGCATCGCGTCCATGACGCGGTCGAGGTCTGGCATTATTACGCGGGTGCGCCGCTGGCGCTGCACCGCTCGCAGGACGGGATGGCAAGCGAGACCCTGACGCTCGGAACCAACCTTCCTGCCGGCGAGCGGCCACAGGCGATCATTCCCGCCAATTGGTGGCAATCGGCAGAAACCCTCGGGGACTTCACCCTGGTCGGCTGCACCGTCTCGCCCGGCTTCGAATTTTCGAGCTTCGAGATGGCCCCGGCGGATTGGAAGCCTGGCGACTGA
- a CDS encoding EamA family transporter produces the protein MKLRATVVGFTAILMWSFLALLTASSGKMPPFQLSAICFAIGSIPGLVVLVLNPARLGLLKQPAGVWITGIAGLFGYHFLYFTALRSAPAVEAGLISYLWPLLIVVGSALLPGERLRWYHVAGALAGLCGTFLIVGRNGIDFDGAYAVGYGAAFLCAFTWSGYSLLTRRFEAVSTDVVTGFCLATSILSFFSHLGLETTVWPENSVEWVAVVGLGLFPVGAAFYAWDYGVKNGDIQILGAASYAAPLLSTLILTLFGFAEPSWRIALACLLVTGGAVLAAQEMFRRKIPAQSAAAE, from the coding sequence GTGAAGCTTCGTGCGACTGTGGTCGGTTTTACGGCTATTCTGATGTGGTCGTTCCTGGCACTGCTGACGGCTTCTTCCGGCAAGATGCCGCCATTCCAGCTTTCGGCCATCTGCTTTGCGATCGGCAGCATTCCGGGCCTCGTCGTGCTTGTCCTCAACCCCGCGCGGCTGGGGCTGCTGAAGCAGCCTGCCGGGGTTTGGATCACCGGTATTGCTGGTCTTTTCGGCTATCATTTCCTTTATTTTACCGCGCTTAGGAGCGCGCCCGCGGTGGAGGCAGGGCTGATCTCCTATCTCTGGCCGCTTCTGATCGTCGTTGGCTCGGCCCTTCTGCCGGGAGAGCGGTTGCGCTGGTATCATGTGGCGGGCGCGCTTGCGGGGCTTTGCGGCACCTTCCTGATCGTCGGCCGCAACGGCATCGATTTCGATGGGGCTTACGCGGTCGGTTATGGCGCTGCCTTCCTCTGCGCCTTCACATGGTCGGGCTATTCCCTTTTGACACGGCGTTTCGAGGCTGTCTCCACAGATGTCGTCACCGGCTTCTGCCTTGCGACCTCCATCCTGTCCTTCTTCAGTCACCTCGGCCTGGAGACGACTGTCTGGCCGGAAAACAGCGTCGAATGGGTTGCCGTCGTCGGGCTCGGCCTCTTTCCGGTCGGGGCGGCCTTCTATGCATGGGATTACGGCGTCAAGAATGGCGATATTCAGATTCTCGGCGCCGCAAGTTATGCCGCGCCGCTGCTTTCGACGCTCATCCTGACGCTGTTCGGATTTGCCGAGCCGAGCTGGCGCATTGCTCTCGCCTGCCTGCTCGTCACCGGTGGAGCGGTGCTCGCTGCCCAGGAAATGTTCCGCCGCAAAATTCCGGCGCAATCTGCGGCAGCGGAGTAG
- a CDS encoding DUF3108 domain-containing protein yields MAHSGRRIFISAIAALFAIPASAAEIQHQTVYRVTLAGLPIARAAFLTQIEDDHSYKIAGDIKSAGLADLVKTISAKTSVTGVVRNDRLQALKYSLYYKSGKKARVYEVSYRNGNIISATTTPPPKRPKNWIDVTPGDMRSVLDPISGLVFTGDTKVCAQTLPIFDGETRMDLVLSPKGDEDFSTDGFKGKAVVCGVRFVPRSGYKKGRKDIDYLSKSDRMEIWFAKSEAANVYAPVYVRIPTEYGMVTITAVKYGSVS; encoded by the coding sequence ATGGCTCATTCGGGCAGACGCATTTTCATTTCGGCCATCGCCGCACTCTTTGCCATACCGGCATCGGCGGCCGAAATCCAGCATCAGACCGTCTATCGGGTGACGCTTGCCGGCCTGCCGATCGCGCGCGCGGCGTTTCTGACGCAGATCGAGGACGATCACTCTTACAAGATTGCGGGCGATATCAAATCCGCCGGGCTTGCCGATCTCGTCAAGACGATCTCGGCAAAGACCAGCGTCACCGGCGTCGTCCGGAACGACAGGCTGCAGGCGCTGAAATATTCGCTCTATTACAAGAGCGGCAAGAAGGCCCGCGTCTACGAGGTCAGCTACCGCAACGGCAACATCATCTCGGCGACGACGACGCCGCCGCCGAAACGGCCGAAGAACTGGATCGACGTCACGCCGGGCGACATGCGTTCGGTGCTCGATCCGATCTCCGGCCTTGTTTTCACCGGGGATACCAAGGTCTGCGCGCAGACGCTGCCGATCTTCGACGGCGAGACCCGCATGGACCTGGTGCTTTCGCCGAAAGGCGACGAGGATTTTTCGACCGACGGCTTCAAGGGCAAGGCGGTCGTCTGCGGCGTGCGCTTCGTGCCGCGCTCCGGCTACAAAAAAGGCCGCAAGGACATCGACTATCTCAGCAAGAGCGACCGCATGGAAATCTGGTTTGCCAAGTCGGAGGCGGCCAATGTATATGCTCCGGTCTATGTGCGCATTCCCACAGAATATGGAATGGTGACGATCACTGCCGTCAAATATGGCAGTGTCAGCTGA
- the rpmB gene encoding 50S ribosomal protein L28, translating to MSRVCELTGKAVLTGNNVSHANNKTKRRFLPNLCQVTLISDALNQRYRLRVSAAALRSVEHRGGLDAFLIKASENELSMRARLLRRQIVKKTAEAAAA from the coding sequence ATGTCCCGCGTGTGCGAATTGACCGGCAAGGCCGTCCTGACTGGTAACAATGTCAGCCATGCCAACAACAAGACCAAGCGCCGGTTCCTGCCGAACCTGTGCCAGGTAACGCTGATCTCCGACGCTCTCAACCAGCGTTACCGTCTTCGCGTTTCGGCTGCGGCTCTTCGCTCCGTCGAACATCGTGGCGGCCTCGATGCCTTCTTGATCAAGGCAAGCGAAAACGAACTGTCGATGCGCGCGCGCCTGCTGCGCCGTCAGATCGTCAAGAAGACCGCCGAAGCCGCTGCTGCGTAA
- a CDS encoding VUT family protein: MLKTRYTLAYIALMTLVVVASNFLVQFPLNAEVAGINLADILTWGAFSYPIAFLITDLTNRQFGPQAARKVVFAGFVVGVTLSFFTSVPRIAIASGSAYLAGQLLDIAVFNRLRRQAWWRAPLLGSLIGSALGTVMFFSLSFAAFFVFLGPNEPFALEAAPVLGVFAIEAPRWISWAIGDFAVKMIVGLVMLLPYGALMNVLRPMQPARVS, from the coding sequence ATGCTGAAGACCCGCTATACCCTTGCCTATATCGCACTGATGACGCTTGTCGTCGTCGCCTCCAACTTCCTCGTCCAGTTTCCACTGAACGCCGAAGTCGCGGGTATCAACTTGGCCGACATCCTGACCTGGGGCGCCTTCTCCTATCCGATCGCCTTCCTGATCACCGATCTGACCAATCGTCAGTTCGGCCCGCAGGCAGCCCGGAAGGTCGTTTTTGCCGGCTTCGTCGTCGGCGTGACGCTGTCGTTCTTCACGTCAGTGCCACGCATCGCCATCGCCTCCGGCTCGGCCTATCTCGCCGGTCAGTTGCTCGACATCGCCGTTTTCAACCGCCTTCGCCGCCAAGCCTGGTGGCGCGCGCCGCTTTTGGGCTCGCTGATCGGCTCGGCGCTCGGCACGGTGATGTTCTTCTCATTGTCCTTTGCCGCGTTTTTCGTCTTCCTCGGCCCGAACGAGCCCTTTGCGCTCGAAGCAGCTCCTGTCCTCGGCGTCTTTGCCATAGAGGCGCCGCGCTGGATTTCCTGGGCGATCGGCGATTTCGCCGTCAAGATGATCGTCGGCCTCGTGATGCTGCTGCCTTACGGCGCGCTGATGAACGTGCTGCGGCCGATGCAGCCCGCACGCGTCAGCTAA
- a CDS encoding adenylate kinase, whose protein sequence is MVHIHIMGASGSGTTSLGHTLAVRLDIAHLDTDDFFWLPTDPPFTTPRDADERIRLLLAEAARHDGWVLSGSALKWARQIEPFYDLIVFLRVEPELRMARIRAREIARYGDRIGPGVDMEIKSGEFMEWAASYDTAGPERRSLAAREQWLETQTAPVLRLDSSREIDDLAAEVLLHPAIAAGAVRQRR, encoded by the coding sequence ATGGTGCATATTCATATCATGGGTGCATCCGGTTCCGGCACGACTTCGCTCGGTCATACGCTTGCCGTACGGCTCGATATCGCCCATCTCGATACTGACGATTTCTTCTGGCTGCCGACCGACCCGCCATTCACGACGCCGCGTGACGCCGACGAACGCATTCGGCTGCTGCTTGCAGAAGCGGCACGGCATGACGGCTGGGTCCTCTCCGGATCGGCGCTGAAATGGGCGAGGCAGATCGAGCCGTTCTATGATCTGATCGTGTTTCTCAGGGTCGAGCCGGAGCTGCGGATGGCGCGGATTCGCGCGCGGGAGATTGCCCGCTACGGAGACAGGATCGGGCCTGGCGTTGACATGGAAATCAAAAGCGGGGAATTCATGGAATGGGCGGCAAGTTACGACACTGCCGGTCCGGAACGCCGCAGTCTTGCAGCGCGTGAGCAATGGCTGGAAACGCAGACGGCCCCGGTCCTGCGGCTTGATTCGTCACGAGAGATCGATGACCTGGCTGCAGAGGTTCTGCTGCATCCCGCAATCGCCGCCGGCGCGGTCCGGCAGCGCCGTTGA
- a CDS encoding esterase-like activity of phytase family protein, translated as MMVKRLCRAASISLCLAGGASAAMAGDEIPIISRQITDYRIGSSETTFGSLEFLGGLEMVSSRALFGSLSSIRFRQDQKHFIVVLDTGQWLTGSIERDARGRLSGLSQVEITPMKNRAGRSLEGKGYMDAEGVALDGDRIFVSFEQNHRVDVYPDPGFAASRATATLPILIPRKMLSDNRGIETIAVAPASSPLKSGVVIVSERGLDSEGNRMAAILSGPLKGLFSIKRDGSFDVTDGAFLPDGDLLLLERRFNMAEGIGMRLRRIKAADIRPQAVVDGELLLEGNFNSQIDNMEGLDVFQAADGTTHIIMVSDDNHSILQRNLMLEFRLSDSRMLSAASD; from the coding sequence ATGATGGTCAAGCGCCTGTGCCGCGCGGCATCGATCTCGCTCTGCCTGGCAGGGGGAGCTTCCGCGGCGATGGCCGGCGACGAAATACCCATAATTAGCCGGCAAATTACCGATTACAGGATCGGATCGTCGGAGACGACGTTCGGCTCGCTGGAATTCCTTGGCGGGCTGGAGATGGTTTCCAGCCGAGCGTTGTTCGGCTCGCTTTCCTCCATCCGTTTCCGTCAGGACCAGAAACACTTCATCGTCGTGCTCGATACCGGCCAGTGGCTGACCGGCAGCATCGAGCGCGATGCGAGGGGCAGGCTTTCAGGCCTTTCTCAGGTCGAGATCACCCCGATGAAGAACCGCGCCGGCCGCAGCCTCGAGGGCAAGGGCTATATGGATGCCGAGGGCGTGGCGCTCGATGGCGATCGGATATTCGTCTCATTCGAGCAAAATCATCGCGTCGACGTTTATCCCGATCCCGGCTTTGCCGCATCGCGCGCGACCGCTACCCTGCCGATCCTCATCCCGCGCAAGATGCTGAGCGACAATCGCGGTATCGAAACCATAGCAGTGGCACCCGCCTCCAGTCCGTTGAAGAGCGGCGTGGTCATCGTCTCCGAGCGCGGTCTCGACAGCGAGGGCAATCGGATGGCGGCTATTCTCAGCGGCCCGCTGAAAGGGCTGTTCTCGATCAAACGCGATGGCAGCTTCGACGTAACCGACGGTGCTTTCCTGCCGGACGGCGACCTGCTGCTCCTGGAGCGGCGCTTCAACATGGCCGAAGGTATCGGCATGCGGCTTCGGCGCATCAAAGCCGCCGATATCCGGCCGCAGGCCGTCGTTGATGGCGAGTTGCTGCTCGAAGGCAATTTCAACTCGCAGATCGACAATATGGAAGGGCTTGACGTGTTTCAGGCCGCCGACGGCACGACCCATATCATCATGGTGTCGGACGACAACCATTCGATCCTGCAGCGCAATCTGATGCTGGAATTCCGGCTCTCCGATAGCCGCATGCTCAGCGCGGCGTCAGATTGA
- the cobT gene encoding cobaltochelatase subunit CobT, whose amino-acid sequence MAARGDNSKAKPSAPVDVEPLRRAISGCVRSIAGDGDVEVTFANERPGMTGERIRLPELSKRPTAHELAVTRGLGDSMALRLACHDEKMHTTMAPQGSDARAIFDAVEQARVESIGTLRMEGVAANLRSMTEEKYAKANFTGIERQEDAPIGEAVAMMVREKLTGQRPPASAGKVLDLWRGFIEDKAGAELGNLSGAINDQQAFAKVVRNMLSAMEMAEEYGDDDSEADNDDQSEQEDQPSGEEQDQDEVDEDAGTDAAPVEDSEVSDEQMEDGETEGAEISDDDMMEEGEDDSETPGETRRPNTPFADFNEKVDYHVYTEEFDEIITAEELCDAAELERLRAFLDKQLAHLQGAVGRLANRLQRRLMAQQNRSWDFDLEEGYLDTARLQRIIIDPMQPLSFKMERDTQFRDTVVTLLIDNSGSMRGRPITVAATCADILARTLERCGVKVEILGFTTKAWKGGQARETWLAGGKPQTPGRLNDLRHIVYKSADAPWRRARANLGLMMREGLLKENIDGEALIWAHNRLLARREQRRILMMISDGAPVDDSTLSVNPGNYLERHLRAVIEQIETRSPVELLAIGIGHDVTRYYRRAVTIVDADELAGAMTEQLASLFEDQSAQPRGGRYAVPADAGRKHIE is encoded by the coding sequence ATGGCAGCTCGCGGTGACAATTCGAAAGCAAAGCCCAGTGCGCCCGTCGACGTCGAGCCGTTGCGCCGGGCGATATCCGGCTGCGTCCGCTCGATCGCCGGCGACGGCGATGTCGAGGTGACCTTCGCCAACGAACGGCCTGGTATGACCGGCGAGCGCATCCGGCTGCCGGAGCTTTCCAAGCGGCCGACGGCGCATGAGCTGGCGGTCACCCGCGGGCTAGGCGATTCCATGGCATTGCGCCTCGCCTGCCATGACGAGAAGATGCATACGACGATGGCGCCGCAGGGCTCCGACGCCCGAGCGATCTTCGATGCGGTCGAGCAGGCGCGTGTCGAATCGATCGGGACGCTGCGCATGGAGGGCGTGGCGGCGAACCTGCGTTCCATGACGGAAGAGAAATATGCCAAGGCGAATTTCACCGGCATCGAGCGCCAGGAAGACGCGCCGATCGGCGAAGCCGTCGCCATGATGGTGCGCGAGAAGCTGACCGGCCAGCGTCCGCCTGCCTCCGCCGGCAAGGTGCTCGATCTCTGGCGCGGTTTCATCGAAGACAAGGCGGGGGCTGAACTCGGTAACCTGTCGGGTGCGATAAACGACCAGCAGGCCTTCGCCAAGGTCGTCCGCAACATGCTGTCGGCGATGGAAATGGCCGAGGAGTATGGCGACGACGACAGCGAAGCTGACAATGACGATCAGTCGGAGCAGGAAGACCAGCCGAGCGGCGAGGAGCAGGACCAGGACGAGGTCGACGAGGATGCCGGCACCGATGCCGCCCCGGTCGAGGACAGCGAGGTTTCCGACGAGCAGATGGAGGACGGCGAGACTGAAGGCGCCGAAATCTCCGACGACGACATGATGGAAGAGGGCGAGGACGATTCGGAAACGCCTGGCGAGACCCGCCGCCCGAATACGCCGTTTGCCGATTTCAACGAAAAGGTCGATTATCACGTCTATACCGAAGAGTTCGACGAGATCATCACCGCTGAGGAACTCTGCGACGCCGCCGAGCTGGAGCGCCTGCGCGCCTTTCTCGACAAGCAACTGGCGCATCTGCAGGGCGCGGTCGGGCGCTTGGCCAACCGGCTGCAGCGCCGCCTCATGGCACAGCAGAACCGCTCCTGGGATTTCGATCTGGAGGAGGGCTATCTTGATACGGCGCGGCTACAGCGCATCATCATCGACCCGATGCAGCCGCTCTCCTTCAAGATGGAGCGGGACACGCAGTTCCGCGATACGGTCGTCACCCTCCTCATCGACAATTCCGGCTCCATGCGCGGCAGGCCGATCACGGTAGCCGCCACCTGCGCCGACATTCTCGCCCGCACGCTGGAGCGCTGCGGCGTTAAGGTCGAGATTCTCGGCTTCACCACGAAAGCCTGGAAGGGCGGGCAGGCGCGTGAAACCTGGCTTGCCGGCGGCAAACCGCAGACGCCGGGTCGTCTCAACGACCTTCGCCACATTGTCTACAAATCGGCCGACGCGCCGTGGCGGCGGGCACGCGCCAATCTCGGGCTGATGATGCGCGAAGGCCTGCTCAAGGAAAACATCGACGGCGAGGCGCTGATCTGGGCGCATAACCGCCTGCTCGCCCGCCGTGAACAGCGCCGCATTCTGATGATGATCTCGGACGGCGCGCCGGTCGACGATTCGACGCTGTCCGTCAATCCGGGCAATTATCTCGAGCGGCATCTGCGCGCCGTCATCGAGCAGATCGAGACGCGCTCGCCCGTCGAACTGCTGGCAATCGGCATCGGTCACGATGTAACGCGCTACTATCGCCGCGCCGTGACGATCGTCGATGCGGACGAGCTTGCAGGCGCGATGACCGAACAGCTCGCCTCGCTCTTCGAAGATCAATCCGCCCAGCCTCGCGGCGGCCGGTACGCCGTGCCGGCTGACGCGGGAAGGAAACATATCGAATGA